From a region of the Coffea arabica cultivar ET-39 chromosome 3e, Coffea Arabica ET-39 HiFi, whole genome shotgun sequence genome:
- the LOC140038414 gene encoding secreted RxLR effector protein 161-like produces MDQSKRGNLPMTHGISLSKNMCPRTQVETDKMHTVPYASAIGSIMYAMLCTRPDVSYALSVTSRFQANPGEGHWTAVKNILNYLRRTKDLFLIYGKGELELKGYTDTSFQSDKDDCKSQSGFIFTRNGGAVCWKSSKQDTTADSTTEAEYIAAAEAAKEAVWIKKFVTELGVIPTIVDPVTLYCDNNGAIAQAKEPRSHQRSKHVLRRFHLIREIVARNDVKIERVSTEDNIADPLTKVLSQKKHDSHVLSYGMENMENMF; encoded by the coding sequence ATGGATCAGTCTAAGAGGGGTAATTTACCTATGACTCATGGTATAAGCCTTTCTAAAAATATGTGTCCAAGGACACAAGTTGAGACTGATAAGATGCATACTGTTCCATATGCTTCAGCAATTGGATCAATTATGTATGCTATGTTATGTACAAGACCTGATGTCTCATATGCTCTGAGTGTCACAAGCAGATTTCAGGCTAATCCAGGTGAGGGTCATTGGACAGCCGTTAAGAACATTCTTAACTACTTAAGAAGGACCAAAGATTTGTTCTTAATATATGGAAAAGGTGAGTTAGAACTCAAAGGCTATACGGATACGAGTTTTCAATCAGATAAGGATGATTGTAAATCACAGTCAGGCTTCATTTTTACTCGTAATGGAGGTGCCGTCTGTTggaagagttccaaacaagacACCACAGCAGATTCTACAACAGAGGCTGAGTACATTGCGGCCGCCGAAGCAGCTAAGGAAGCAGTTTGGATCAAGAAGTTCGTAACTGAACTTGGTGTGATTCCAACCATTGTTGATCCGGTCACTTTGTACTGTGATAACAATGGGGCTATAGCTCAAGCCAAGGAACCCAGGTCTCATCAGCGATCCAAACATGTGCTTAGAAGATTTCACTTGATTAGAGAAATCGTTGCTAGGAATGATGTAAAGATAGAGAGAGTCTCCACAGAGGATAACATAGCTGATCCTCTCACTAAAGTCCTTTCTCAAAAGAAGCATGATAGTCATGTATTATCTTATGGGATGGAAAACAtggaaaatatgttttag
- the LOC140038416 gene encoding uncharacterized protein, with protein MSNNLSLRTILTDCKLNDTNFLDWHRNVLLVLTHEKIEYVLDGPMPQEPEPNAPAAARNAYKKHKDDNREASCIMVASMTPQLQQQHMNMGAYDIVQHLKELFEQQSRTVRYDTSKELFRCKMAEGAHVAPHVLKIIGLIEKLAELGFKMDQELNVDLVLQSLPDYFS; from the coding sequence ATGAGTAACAATTTGAGCCTTCGTACCATTCTCACTGATTGCAAACTTAACGACACAAACTTTCTCGATTGGCATCGCAATGTCCTACTCGTTCTCACTcatgaaaaaattgaatatgTACTTGATGGGCCTATGCCCCAGGAACCTGAACCAAATGCTCCTGCTGCTGCTCGAAATGCTTATAAGAAACATAAGGATGATAATAGGGAAGCTTCATGTATCATGGTAGCTTCCATGACTCCTCAGCTTCAGCAACAGCACATGAACATGGGGGCGTATGATATTGTACAACACCTGAAAGAGTTGTTTGAACAACAATCAAGGACGGTTAGATATGATACCTCCAAAGAATTGTTCAGGTGCAAGATGGCAGAGGGAGCACATGTTGCTCCGCATGTCTTAAAAATAATTGGGCTAATTGAAAAATTGGCCGAATTAGGCTTTAAGATGGATCAGGAGCTGAATGTTGATTTAGTGCTCCAATCTCTGCCAGATTATTTCTCATAG